The Neorhodopirellula lusitana DNA window CTAGTCTTGGACCTTCAGGATCGCCACCGTGACGTCATCGAATGGCTGCAGTGGTTGGCAGAAATGACGAATGTCAGCGATCAACGCATCGCGAATTTCAGCGGTGGACTTGTCGCGATTCTTGGCGACGACTTCAAACATGCGATCGGTGCCGTAATGATCGCCGTGTTCGTTCATTGCTTCGTAGGCCCCATCGGTGGGCGCGAGCAACAGATCTCCTGGATGCAGGGCAATGGTCTCGGTGTCGTTGTATTGGTTCTCTTCGATCAGTCCCAGCGGTAAACCGTGGCTTTCCAATGCTTGGATCGTGCCGTCGGCACTGATCATCCACACCGGGTGACCTGCAGCGGAGTACGTTAAAACGTGGTCCACAGGATTCAGCCGACCGTAAAATAAGGTCACGAAGTGCTCGCCGCCGGTATCTTCAAAAATCGACTGATTGGCCACCGTCAAGATCTTCCCGACGTCGCCATGCATCCGGGCACAGGTTCGAAGTGCACGGCGAGCACCGACCATGATCAACGCGGAACCAAAACCATGGTTGCTGACGTCGCCCACGACAAAATCCAGAATCCCTTCACCGAGTTGCAAAAAGTCAAAGAAGTCACCGCCGCATTGTTTGGTGGGCTCGCAAACCGCTGCGATTTCGTAGCCCGCCAGGATCGGTGCCTGGGTGGGCAGCATTTGCTGTTGAATCGTACGAGCGACCTGGAGTTCGCTCTCAACAATTGAGTTGTGTCGTTCGGCCAGCAATCTCGCTTGGCGTTCGATGGCATAGAGCAACGAGCGGGTTAACAGTTGCGGGTTTACGTCCTTTTTAGGCAGGTAATCTTGGGCTTCATTTGCGACCGCCTGTAACGCGAGTTCGACGTCTTCTTCACCGCTTAAAATTACAACGGGTAAGGCTGGATACCGAGCGTGGATCGAATCAAATGTTTCGATTCCCACACTGTCGGGCAAATTGAGGTCCAAGATGATGACGGTGATTTCGGCTTCGCCCAAAACTCCAAATGCTTGTCCAAGCGACTTCGCGTGAGTGACCACAAACCGCGCATCGCGGCTCAGGTTCATCTTGATAATGACTGCATCGGTTTCGCTGTCCTCGACCAACAACACGTTGTGATTCGCGATGCAGACAGGGTCGGACTTGGAGTTCAGGGAAGGCGAAGGTTCAGCCATTCGATTTCCCTTGCACCTTGGAGATGAATTCGTCCAGTTGTGACTCCATCTGCGCAACGGTCAGTTTCAGTTCTTCGATTAGTGGCGCGATCGAATCCAAGCTTCCAGTCAGGACAGTTTCCTCGATCGCTTTGGCGGGAGTGGTCACCGGTTTGGCACCGAACACGGAAGACGCTCCTTTGATC harbors:
- a CDS encoding PP2C family protein-serine/threonine phosphatase gives rise to the protein MAEPSPSLNSKSDPVCIANHNVLLVEDSETDAVIIKMNLSRDARFVVTHAKSLGQAFGVLGEAEITVIILDLNLPDSVGIETFDSIHARYPALPVVILSGEEDVELALQAVANEAQDYLPKKDVNPQLLTRSLLYAIERQARLLAERHNSIVESELQVARTIQQQMLPTQAPILAGYEIAAVCEPTKQCGGDFFDFLQLGEGILDFVVGDVSNHGFGSALIMVGARRALRTCARMHGDVGKILTVANQSIFEDTGGEHFVTLFYGRLNPVDHVLTYSAAGHPVWMISADGTIQALESHGLPLGLIEENQYNDTETIALHPGDLLLAPTDGAYEAMNEHGDHYGTDRMFEVVAKNRDKSTAEIRDALIADIRHFCQPLQPFDDVTVAILKVQD